From Thermoflavifilum aggregans, a single genomic window includes:
- a CDS encoding TonB-dependent receptor, protein MQIMLFAGCFILFIAFEASAQDTTLRPQTISIFSSYQPVLKQADKLSLTTSLPETDTTHPRLIYNIPALNLHFTYQPIPLSPLAMMNDTAAPLYRYFVEASAGSYLTTMLRAGIGSGRIDSTATQTPFTYAVWMNHLSSKGSLAYQQFGYDRVEASGRYFSPNIAYDGDIQFQRDGLYYYGYNHDSLHYQKDDLRQVFTRFGMQVGMSNIRENAVGINFHPILNLTSFSDFYEHRESSFDVEAPVEKKIADGISISVSYVGKFSTFSDQQASASVSNTISAIHPALHIVKEGFILHAGLNPSWTNNQFFLLPDIVNETQLIKEKLILSSGWISYFIQNSFEHLSTENPYFVGYPMQPYNTRVEEKYTGIKGSLAGHFTYNTKFSYVTYHDRPLYLNDSLDGKTFYVVRESKLEAYQLHLELNYMSEENVQAGFRLNWFNYFHQQTEQKPWGLVPFQADVYVRITAWNKLHLYGDIFAWSGSFYRAKDLSAHKTSGVLDANLGASYEINTNFEAGLDVHNLFNSVYERWHQYPSLGMQILGSVRIKF, encoded by the coding sequence ATGCAGATCATGTTGTTTGCAGGATGTTTTATCTTGTTCATAGCTTTTGAGGCCTCTGCACAGGATACTACCTTACGGCCGCAAACCATCAGTATTTTCAGCTCTTATCAGCCTGTACTGAAACAAGCCGATAAGCTTAGTCTCACAACCTCCCTGCCTGAAACAGATACCACACATCCGCGGTTGATATACAATATTCCCGCACTGAATCTGCATTTTACCTATCAGCCGATTCCTCTTTCACCGCTGGCCATGATGAACGATACAGCTGCACCTCTTTATCGCTATTTTGTAGAGGCTTCGGCAGGCAGTTATCTCACCACCATGCTCCGTGCCGGCATAGGCAGCGGAAGAATTGACAGCACTGCTACACAGACACCCTTTACCTATGCGGTATGGATGAATCATCTTTCTTCCAAAGGTTCATTAGCTTACCAGCAATTTGGTTATGATAGGGTGGAAGCCAGCGGCCGTTATTTCTCACCTAATATTGCCTATGATGGCGATATTCAGTTTCAGCGCGATGGGTTGTATTACTACGGTTACAATCATGATAGCCTGCATTATCAAAAAGATGATCTGCGTCAGGTATTTACACGCTTTGGTATGCAAGTGGGTATGAGCAATATCCGGGAAAATGCGGTGGGTATTAATTTTCACCCCATATTGAATCTTACCAGCTTTTCAGATTTTTATGAGCATCGGGAATCCAGTTTTGACGTTGAAGCACCTGTTGAAAAAAAGATTGCCGATGGTATAAGTATCAGTGTTTCTTATGTCGGAAAATTTTCCACCTTTTCAGATCAGCAGGCATCCGCTTCTGTATCCAACACCATCAGCGCTATTCATCCTGCTCTGCATATCGTGAAGGAAGGATTTATACTGCATGCAGGTTTAAATCCCTCCTGGACAAACAATCAGTTTTTCCTTTTGCCTGATATTGTAAATGAAACGCAGCTTATCAAAGAAAAACTGATTCTGAGCAGTGGATGGATATCTTATTTCATCCAAAACAGTTTTGAGCATTTGTCAACAGAGAACCCTTATTTTGTGGGTTATCCTATGCAGCCTTACAATACGCGTGTGGAAGAAAAATATACCGGTATCAAAGGTTCGCTGGCCGGGCATTTTACCTACAATACCAAGTTTTCTTATGTTACTTATCATGATCGTCCTTTGTATTTGAATGACAGCCTGGATGGGAAGACTTTTTATGTTGTTCGTGAAAGCAAACTCGAAGCCTATCAGTTGCACCTGGAACTGAATTACATGTCAGAAGAAAATGTGCAGGCAGGTTTCCGGCTGAACTGGTTTAATTATTTTCATCAGCAAACCGAACAAAAACCTTGGGGACTGGTACCTTTTCAGGCTGATGTATATGTCCGCATCACAGCCTGGAATAAACTTCATTTGTATGGAGATATTTTTGCCTGGAGCGGAAGTTTTTACCGGGCAAAAGATCTTTCCGCACACAAGACGTCCGGTGTTTTAGATGCGAACCTCGGTGCATCATATGAGATAAATACTAATTTTGAAGCCGGATTGGATGTACACAATCTGTTTAATTCGGTGTATGAGCGCTGGCATCAATATCCTTCATTAGGCATGCAGATTCTGGGTTCAGTAAGAATTAAATTTTAA
- a CDS encoding tetratricopeptide repeat protein — translation MLRTFCFYRLLQLILCAGMLWGIAIQKTSAQATAINADPAAQFKQAVVAYQHGNYAVAQQQFEDIIHQIEYFQQTNRALDAEDARYYDAVCALQLLQPDAEKRVLNFIQHTTSIPRRQLASFYLAQYYYQQHRYREAIPYYVAAGIDQLSNDQIAEAKFRLGYCYFYQKDFTHAAPLFADVKGMEGRYQIPANYYDGFIAFERKQYDQALQSFLKVANEPPYDRVVPYYIAEIYYFRGDKQRAIDYALPVLQRGNNYYQLQLQQLVGQAYFELGAYQQALPYLQQYARQADSLRREDVYELSFCYYQTQQYPEAILGFKQLSTVTDSLGQNAMYLLGDCYLKTGQKADARNAFAICARSSYNPRQQEIARFIYGKLSYELGYQDAALTTLRQFLQDYPASDYANEARELLVPLLMNTNDYKGALELYASLPNPSPALLRAYQKLTFGRAMQLINDGDLSAADSLLTISLAHPYDASYQALAYFWKGEIAYRRGQTDDAIHDMQQYLNSAVSGIFPSLGEANVQTAHYNLGYCYLQKQDYADALKEFQQAQRPYGTSGRRIAQDALLRLADCYYMLKQYDQAEAVYDQIINQRLPGTDYALYQKSILAGIRGNYATKLQLLNQLTSQYPNSRFQNDANYEKGLTYMTEEKYAQAIPYFEKILATPNDPDAPKALLKIGLAYFNMGNSQRALDYYQQLVQQYPHSNEAQDALASIRTIYINNGNPQGYLDFVKQSGMAVSSSTADSVTYAAAETQFGNENIAAALQGFNQYLLQFPNGQFVVPAHFYRAECYFMQKDYLHALPDYQYVLQQGYSRFAERSAAQAAAISLNELKNFAQARTYFEMLNQLATTKENELAAARGLLECDYQLQQWDSVLLEARYLLTRQDISTNDQITGNYYLAMAFRQQQQCDSAMFYFRKVVQMTKSVMGAASRYYIADCLLQQQQLKEAERAAFEVIRSTPSYDYWIAKAYVLLGDIFAAEKDYFNAKATLQSVVDNCQIAEIRDSARKKLQRVIAEEQASSKIMRNPSANDTLQHP, via the coding sequence ATGTTGCGAACATTCTGTTTTTACCGGCTGCTGCAGCTGATCCTATGCGCAGGTATGCTATGGGGTATAGCTATACAAAAAACATCTGCTCAGGCAACAGCTATTAACGCAGATCCTGCTGCTCAGTTTAAACAAGCTGTTGTTGCCTACCAACATGGCAATTATGCGGTAGCACAGCAGCAGTTTGAAGATATCATTCACCAGATTGAATATTTTCAACAAACCAACCGCGCGCTGGATGCGGAGGATGCCCGTTATTATGATGCCGTATGTGCCTTGCAGCTGCTTCAGCCTGATGCAGAAAAACGGGTGCTCAATTTCATCCAGCACACCACCAGCATTCCCCGCCGACAACTTGCCAGCTTTTATCTGGCGCAGTATTATTATCAGCAGCATCGCTATAGGGAAGCTATTCCATATTATGTTGCTGCCGGTATTGATCAGTTGTCCAATGATCAGATCGCAGAAGCCAAATTCCGGCTGGGCTATTGCTATTTTTATCAGAAAGATTTTACCCATGCGGCCCCGTTGTTTGCAGATGTGAAAGGGATGGAAGGTCGCTATCAGATTCCTGCCAATTATTATGATGGATTTATTGCTTTTGAAAGAAAACAATATGATCAGGCGTTGCAATCATTTTTAAAAGTAGCCAATGAGCCACCATACGATCGTGTAGTACCTTACTATATTGCTGAGATTTATTATTTCCGGGGAGACAAGCAACGAGCTATTGATTATGCCCTTCCTGTACTTCAACGAGGCAATAATTATTACCAGTTGCAGCTTCAGCAATTGGTTGGGCAGGCTTACTTTGAACTGGGAGCTTATCAGCAGGCGTTGCCTTATCTGCAGCAATACGCACGCCAGGCCGATAGCCTGCGGCGTGAAGATGTATATGAACTTTCTTTCTGTTATTATCAGACACAGCAATACCCTGAAGCTATCCTGGGATTTAAGCAGTTAAGTACGGTTACGGATTCTCTTGGACAAAATGCTATGTATTTGTTAGGCGATTGTTACCTGAAGACTGGGCAGAAGGCCGATGCACGCAATGCTTTTGCCATCTGTGCACGCAGCAGTTATAATCCCAGGCAACAGGAAATAGCACGGTTTATTTATGGTAAGTTATCTTATGAGCTGGGCTATCAGGATGCAGCGCTGACTACACTCAGGCAGTTTTTGCAGGACTATCCTGCATCAGACTACGCCAATGAAGCCAGGGAATTGTTGGTTCCGCTGCTCATGAATACCAATGATTACAAGGGTGCATTGGAATTGTATGCTTCCTTACCAAATCCATCTCCAGCGTTATTGCGTGCTTATCAGAAACTTACATTTGGGCGGGCCATGCAGCTTATCAACGACGGTGATCTCTCTGCAGCCGATAGCCTGCTGACGATTTCACTTGCGCATCCTTATGATGCATCCTATCAGGCGCTGGCCTATTTCTGGAAGGGTGAAATTGCCTACAGGCGAGGACAAACAGATGATGCCATTCATGATATGCAGCAATATTTAAACAGTGCCGTATCAGGCATTTTCCCTTCGTTGGGTGAAGCCAACGTACAAACAGCTCACTACAATCTGGGATATTGTTATCTGCAAAAACAGGATTATGCAGATGCATTGAAAGAATTTCAGCAGGCACAGCGGCCTTATGGTACATCAGGAAGAAGAATAGCACAGGATGCATTGTTGCGTCTGGCTGATTGTTACTATATGCTGAAACAATACGATCAGGCTGAGGCTGTATATGATCAGATCATTAACCAGCGTTTACCCGGAACGGATTATGCGTTGTATCAGAAAAGCATTTTGGCCGGTATCAGAGGAAACTATGCTACCAAACTGCAGTTACTTAATCAGCTTACCAGTCAATATCCCAATTCACGTTTTCAGAACGATGCCAATTATGAGAAAGGATTAACCTACATGACGGAGGAGAAATATGCGCAGGCAATTCCTTATTTTGAAAAAATACTTGCCACACCTAATGATCCGGATGCACCCAAAGCCCTTTTGAAAATAGGTCTGGCCTATTTTAATATGGGTAATTCGCAACGGGCACTGGATTACTATCAACAGCTGGTGCAACAATATCCGCACAGCAACGAAGCGCAGGACGCACTGGCAAGCATACGCACCATCTATATCAACAACGGCAATCCCCAGGGCTATCTCGATTTTGTAAAGCAATCCGGCATGGCAGTAAGCTCATCCACAGCCGATTCGGTAACTTATGCCGCTGCTGAAACACAATTCGGAAATGAAAATATCGCTGCAGCTTTACAAGGTTTCAATCAATATCTTTTGCAGTTCCCAAATGGTCAGTTTGTAGTGCCTGCTCATTTTTACCGCGCAGAATGTTATTTTATGCAAAAAGATTATCTGCATGCACTTCCTGATTACCAATATGTATTGCAGCAAGGATACAGCCGTTTCGCCGAACGCAGCGCTGCACAGGCTGCGGCTATCAGTTTGAATGAACTGAAAAACTTTGCACAGGCCAGAACATATTTTGAAATGCTCAATCAACTTGCCACCACAAAGGAAAATGAATTAGCAGCAGCCAGAGGTTTGCTGGAATGTGATTATCAATTGCAGCAATGGGATAGTGTATTGCTTGAAGCCCGATATTTGCTGACACGTCAAGACATCAGCACCAACGATCAGATCACCGGAAATTATTACCTGGCTATGGCATTCCGCCAGCAACAGCAATGCGATAGTGCCATGTTTTATTTTCGAAAGGTAGTACAAATGACTAAATCTGTGATGGGTGCAGCATCCCGATATTATATTGCTGATTGTCTGTTGCAGCAGCAGCAACTCAAGGAAGCAGAACGGGCTGCATTTGAAGTAATCCGTTCTACACCATCGTATGATTATTGGATAGCAAAAGCTTATGTGTTATTGGGAGATATATTTGCGGCAGAGAAAGATTATTTCAATGCAAAAGCTACCTTGCAGAGTGTGGTGGATAATTGCCAGATTGCTGAAATACGCGATTCTGCCAGAAAAAAGCTGCAGCGCGTCATTGCAGAAGAACAGGCATCTTCGAAAATCATGCGCAACCCTTCAGCCAATGATACTTTACAACATCCCTGA
- a CDS encoding DoxX family protein: MKNLFSVRWSHGLVNLSLLVLRVGTGLMLLTHGLPKLMHFQEMAAHFADPLHVGSTASLIIVLIAEIICAFLLVIGLLSRPVAAVIFIEMIIILLFIHHHDPFAKQELAWHYLISSFVLLCCGPGRISIDGMISR, translated from the coding sequence ATGAAAAATCTGTTCTCCGTTCGCTGGAGCCACGGCCTGGTTAATCTGAGTCTGCTGGTACTGCGCGTAGGCACCGGACTGATGTTGCTCACCCATGGCCTGCCCAAACTCATGCATTTTCAGGAAATGGCCGCACATTTTGCTGATCCGCTGCATGTAGGTTCTACGGCCTCCCTGATAATCGTACTGATTGCAGAAATTATCTGTGCATTTCTGCTGGTAATCGGCCTGCTGAGCCGGCCGGTAGCTGCAGTGATTTTCATAGAGATGATCATTATTCTATTGTTCATCCATCATCATGATCCTTTCGCTAAACAGGAGCTGGCCTGGCATTATCTGATCAGTTCATTCGTATTGCTCTGCTGCGGCCCGGGAAGGATTTCCATTGATGGCATGATTTCCAGATAA
- a CDS encoding acyl-CoA thioesterase, translating into MYVHTTQIRVRYGETDQMGYMYYGYYAWYYEVGRVEAIRQLGLSYRELEAQGILMPVVELHIQYLKPALYDDLITVKTLIREWPSRSVIRFHSELYNEQQELLNKGVTTLVFVDAHTRKKTNMPDILQEKLRPYFTENE; encoded by the coding sequence ATGTATGTACATACCACTCAGATCCGCGTCAGGTACGGTGAAACCGATCAGATGGGTTACATGTACTACGGCTATTATGCGTGGTATTATGAAGTAGGCCGGGTGGAAGCCATTCGCCAGCTGGGCCTGAGCTACCGTGAGCTGGAAGCCCAGGGCATTCTGATGCCTGTAGTGGAACTGCATATTCAATATCTGAAACCTGCATTGTATGATGATTTAATCACAGTTAAAACCCTTATCAGGGAATGGCCCTCGCGTTCGGTAATCCGTTTTCACAGCGAATTATACAATGAACAACAGGAGCTGCTGAATAAAGGTGTAACCACCCTGGTGTTTGTGGATGCCCATACCCGCAAAAAAACCAACATGCCCGACATCCTGCAGGAAAAACTTCGTCCTTATTTTACAGAAAATGAATGA
- a CDS encoding SDR family NAD(P)-dependent oxidoreductase: protein MPHPHVVIIGASSGMGHALARLCLSKGYSTAMLARRTAPMHALAAQYPDVPHAIAQLDVCQTATIPEVLQSTIAQVKGMDVLVHCAGYGWVNPQLDFAIEEGMIDTNIRGFTAVMDWVFHYFQQQGKGHLVVITSVAGLRGDRHAPAYFASKAYQISYLQALRHKAHKADLPIYITDIRPGFVDTKPMEGRRFWMCSAETAAAHIFKAIHQHKRVAYITPRWRWVALAMRIAPSWLYEKVM, encoded by the coding sequence ATGCCTCATCCACATGTGGTGATTATCGGAGCAAGCAGCGGAATGGGACATGCCCTTGCCAGGCTTTGTTTGTCCAAAGGATATTCTACAGCCATGCTGGCCCGGCGCACCGCGCCTATGCATGCCCTTGCAGCCCAGTACCCGGATGTTCCGCATGCAATAGCACAGCTCGATGTATGCCAAACGGCCACCATACCGGAAGTCCTCCAAAGCACCATCGCACAGGTAAAGGGTATGGATGTGCTTGTGCACTGCGCCGGATATGGATGGGTGAACCCCCAGCTGGATTTTGCGATAGAAGAAGGCATGATTGACACCAACATCAGAGGATTTACGGCTGTGATGGATTGGGTGTTTCATTATTTTCAGCAGCAAGGAAAGGGTCATCTGGTGGTTATTACATCTGTGGCCGGCCTGCGGGGCGACCGGCATGCGCCTGCCTATTTTGCTTCAAAAGCTTACCAGATCAGCTATTTGCAGGCTCTGCGTCATAAGGCACACAAAGCTGATCTGCCCATTTACATTACAGATATACGCCCCGGATTTGTCGATACCAAACCCATGGAAGGCAGGCGATTCTGGATGTGCAGCGCAGAAACAGCCGCTGCCCACATTTTCAAAGCTATCCATCAGCACAAACGCGTAGCCTACATCACGCCCCGATGGCGATGGGTAGCTCTTGCCATGCGCATAGCACCATCCTGGTTATATGAAAAGGTGATGTAA
- the dacB gene encoding D-alanyl-D-alanine carboxypeptidase/D-alanyl-D-alanine endopeptidase: MMQKRLYFLICCVIYLFFELAWMPAYAQSQAFLRTWNRFRQIPELRHASIGMVVMDASSGKIVFQYQPEVGLAPASCNKVFTAATALDRLGPAFRYQTLLAYSGSIRFHTLEGNLYLLGSGDPTLGSWRYPSTTSRSIWKRWIDALREVGIERIQGDIVGVDHVFPTQTIPGGWVWEDVGNYYGAGCAGLNWHENQFDIALQPGKSVGDAARLVGMRNPPYAASGGEHMQIVNELLTGEAGSGDQAYVFFDLTRPVIFLRGTVPLDAAADFSISASVPDPVLYAAQQFRDTLLQAGIAVEGQSLAAHLHDSIPPVDQLMVLDTVYSPPLNKIIYWFLHRSINLYGEALTLTLAKQMHTPASWESGLDAIHQFCQEIGIDATAVNTVDGSGLSPINRVTAHALATLLYQAQHKPWFADFFEALPVIHHIRMKDGYIAGVRSYAGYIDDKTGKKWVFAFIVNNFTGSSIQVRDAMWNVLDAIQDGHSFSVK; this comes from the coding sequence ATGATGCAAAAGCGTTTATACTTTCTTATCTGTTGTGTGATTTATTTGTTTTTTGAGTTGGCATGGATGCCGGCTTATGCCCAGTCACAGGCATTTTTGCGGACGTGGAATCGTTTCAGGCAAATACCTGAGCTTCGTCATGCCAGCATCGGCATGGTGGTGATGGACGCATCCAGTGGAAAAATTGTATTTCAATATCAGCCTGAAGTAGGTCTGGCTCCTGCTTCCTGCAATAAGGTATTTACAGCCGCAACAGCTCTAGACCGATTGGGGCCTGCTTTCCGTTATCAGACTTTGCTGGCTTACAGTGGCAGCATTCGCTTCCATACACTGGAAGGCAATCTGTACCTGCTGGGATCAGGTGATCCTACACTGGGCAGCTGGCGATATCCATCCACTACATCACGTAGCATTTGGAAACGATGGATAGATGCGCTTCGCGAAGTGGGTATTGAACGCATTCAGGGCGATATCGTAGGAGTGGATCATGTTTTCCCTACCCAAACCATACCGGGTGGCTGGGTTTGGGAAGATGTTGGAAATTACTACGGTGCCGGATGTGCCGGCCTGAACTGGCATGAGAATCAATTCGATATTGCCTTGCAACCGGGAAAATCCGTTGGTGATGCAGCTAGGCTGGTAGGCATGAGAAACCCTCCGTATGCGGCATCCGGAGGGGAGCACATGCAGATTGTCAATGAATTGCTTACTGGCGAAGCCGGCAGTGGCGATCAGGCATATGTATTTTTCGATCTCACCCGGCCGGTGATTTTTCTTCGTGGTACAGTACCACTGGATGCAGCAGCTGATTTTTCCATTTCAGCTTCCGTACCTGATCCGGTATTATATGCAGCGCAGCAGTTTCGCGATACTTTGCTGCAGGCCGGTATTGCGGTAGAGGGGCAATCACTGGCTGCCCATCTGCACGATTCTATTCCTCCGGTTGATCAGCTGATGGTATTGGATACAGTATATTCGCCACCGCTAAATAAAATCATTTATTGGTTCCTGCATCGCAGTATCAATCTGTATGGTGAAGCGCTTACCCTTACTTTGGCAAAACAGATGCATACGCCAGCCAGCTGGGAGAGTGGCCTGGATGCGATTCATCAGTTCTGTCAAGAAATTGGCATCGATGCAACTGCTGTCAATACAGTGGATGGGAGCGGATTATCGCCTATCAATCGTGTGACAGCGCATGCATTGGCAACCTTGTTGTATCAGGCACAACACAAACCTTGGTTTGCTGATTTTTTTGAAGCATTGCCCGTGATTCACCACATCCGGATGAAAGACGGTTATATTGCAGGTGTAAGAAGTTATGCCGGATATATAGACGACAAAACAGGCAAGAAATGGGTATTTGCCTTCATTGTCAATAATTTCACGGGTTCATCCATACAGGTAAGAGATGCAATGTGGAATGTATTGGATGCAATTCAGGATGGTCATTCATTTTCTGTAAAATAA